Genomic window (Synechococcus sp. LA31):
GTGCCGGGCTGGCTCAGCCCCTTGCTCGGAGGTTTGCCTCACCACAGCGTCCATCACGCCTTCCCCGCGATTCCTACGGATCGGTTGAAGCAGGCCACCCAGCGGGTTGATGCGGTGTTGGCGAGGCACGGCTACCCCCCTCTGCCCTGTTGCCAGGGATACAAGGAGGCCCTGATGCTGCTGGGCTGATCTCGGCAGACTGGGTTCTTCCAGCACAGAGAGCCGATGGGGGCGGAGCGCGGCGTGAGCCTGCTCGAGGCTTCGCGTTTTTGGTGGCGCCTCGGCTGGGTCAGTTTTGGTGGGCCTGCCGGTCAGATCGCGCTGTTGCACCACGAACTGGTGGAGCAGCGCCGTTGGCTGAGTGAACGGCGCTACTTGCATGCCCTCAATTTCTGCATGCTGCTGCCGGGGCCTGAGGCCACCCAGCTGGCCACCTACTTGGGCTGGCTGATGCATGGCTGGCTGGGTGGTGTGATCGCCGGTGTGCTGTTTCTGCTGCCCTCGGCGCTGCTGCTCAGCCTGCTGGCCTGGCTCTATGCGCTCTGGGGCGCGATGCCCTGGATGGAGGCGCTGTTCGCCGCGCTCAAGCCGGCCGTGTTGGCCATCGTGATCGTGGCTGCCTGGCGGCTGGGGCGGCGCACCCTGCGTACGCCCTTGCATGGGGCATTGGCGTTGGTGGCGTTGCTGCTGTTGAGCAGTGATGCTGTTCCCTATCCGGCACTGGTGCTGGGGGCAGCCCTTGTGGGTTGGCTGGCGATGCGGCTGCGGCCGGGCTGGCTGCTGCCACGGGCGCAACGCGCCATCGCGGCGGCCACGGGCCCAGGCGATGGCGAGTTGCCGGAGGCGATCCATGGCGACCACACCCCCACCCCTGCCCATGCCCAGTTCAGCCGTTCAGCACTGTTGCGTGCCCTGCTGGCCTGGGGAACGGCCTTCATGCTGCCGTTGGCGGCGCTGGTGTTGGCGAGCGGTTGGGATGGGGTGCTCAGCCAGATGGGGCGCTTTTTCACGCAGGTGGCCCTGGTGAGTTTCGGGGGGGCCTATGCCGTGTTGCCCTACGTGGCCCAGGGGGCCGTGGAGCATCACCACTGGCTCTCGGCAGGGCAGATGCTGGATGGGTTGGCGCTGGGTGAAACCACGCCCGGGCCGCTAATCATGGTGCTGGCCTTTGTGGGCTTCATGGGCGGTTGGAACACCGGTGCCGGCGGCTGGGCGGCAGCGGCCGTCACCGTTTGGTTCACCTTTTTGCCCTCTTTCGGTTTCATCCTGGTGGGTGCGCCGCTGGTGGAGGCCAGCCGCGGCGATCAGCGCTTCACAGCTCCGCTTACGGCGATCACGGCAGCCTTGGTGGGCGTGATCGCCAGCTTGACCATCTTTTTCGCTGTGCCCGTGTTGTGGCCCAGCGCTGGCTTTGATGCCCCAGCGGCTCTGGTGGTGGCGGCATCGCTGCTGTTGCTGTTGCGATGCCGCTGGGGGGTGATTCGGCTGATCGGCGCGGCAGCGCTCCTGGGGCTGCTGCGCTACAGCCTCAGCCTGCTGCCTTGGTGAGCTTTTCGAGTAGAGGGGCCATCCAGGGTTTCCAAATCTCTGCGGCGGCCCCATGGCTGCACGGCCGATACAGGCTTCGCGCGCGGATCGTGTTGAGAAACAGCAGTAGTTCCTGCTCAGTCAGCTGTACAACCACAGAGCGCATAGAACCCGGACGCAAAGGAGTGGCCCGACGAGGGAACACCAGCTTGATGGCCAGTGTTCGTGGAGAATCAAGCGTTGCTGCAGCTTTCCTGCAGATTGCCTGCGATGGTGAGCGAATGGGTCGTTCACGGCCAGGGTGACCAACCGCAATCGGTGATCAGGCCAGCTCTGCTGTGGGCTTTGGTGCTGCCGCCAGATCGAGGGGGAATTGGTGGGCGTTGCGCTCATGCATTGCTTCGATGCCTAGGTTGGCGCGGTTGAGTAGATCGGCCCAGGTGGCAATCATGCGGCCCTGGTGATCGAGCACTGACTGATTGAAGTTGAAGCCATTGAGATTGAACGCAAAGCTGCTCACGGCTAGGGCCGAGCACCAGATGCCGATCACGGGCCAGGCAGCCAAGAGAAAATGCACACTGCGGCTGTTATCGCTCGTGGCGTAAGGCATGATCAGCCGACCCAGGTAGCCATGGGCCGCCACAATGTTGTAGGTGGGTTGCTCCTGCCCGAATAAATAGCCCCGGTTGATTGATTCTTGTTCGGTGGTTTCGCGCACCAGGCTGCTGGTGACCAGCGAGCCGTGCAGCGCCGCCAGCAGGGCTCCGCCAAAGCTGCCGGCCACGGCCAGCATGTGCAGTGGGTGCATTAACACGTTGTGCTCCGCCTGCAGCACCAACATGAAATTGAAGGTGCCGGAGATGCCCAACGGCATCCCATCGGAAAACGATCCCTGCCCCATCGGATACACCAGAAACACCGCCATCGCAGCCGCCCATGGTGCTGAATAGGCCACAGCGATCCAGGGGCGCATCCCTAACCGATAGGAGAGCTCCCACTGGCGGCCCATCCAGGCGCTGATGCCGATCAGGAAGTGGAACACGATGAGTTGATAAGGCCCGCCGTTGTAGAGCCATTCCTCCAGGCTGGAGGCTTCCCAGAGGGGATAAAAGTGCAGGCCGATGGCATTGGAGCTCGGCACCACAGCGGCAGTGATCAGATTGTTACCGCTGAGCAGGGCTCCACTCACGGGCTCACGGATTCCATCCACATCCACCGCTGGTGCTGCCACGAATGCCATGGCGAAAACCACCGTTGCGGTGAGCAGGGTGGGAATCATCAGCACGCCGAACCAGCCGATGTAGATCCGGTTGCCGGTGTTGGTGATCCAACTGCAGAAACTCGGCCAGGGATTCACCCAGGCCGCACGAAGCGTTGTTGTCATGGTTGTTCAAAAAATCTGTCTGATGGCGAGCACCCGTCGGTGGCACTGCTCTGCAGTCATGGGGTCTTGTGGGCCAGACCAGCAGGCAGGCTTCCTGGAGCACTGCGGATGTCGCCTGCTGCAGGCTGATCCAGGTCGTGGATGACGGAGGCGTCTGCCGCATCACTGCCGCACCGCTGATCACTCCCGCTGCATCAGGCTGGATCAGTTGCTCAGGTTGCATGACTGCCGCGATCGTGATCCTGTTGGTGATTGGCACTTTGGTGGTGGTGATCATGCCCAGCCAGGACGACTTCGCCTGGTTCCTGCGTCTGCGCCGGCCCGGCTGGCTCACCTTTGAAGCACTCATCCCGCTGATCTGGTTGACGATCTACGCCTGCTTCTATGCCTCGGCGTTGCTGGTGTGGTACCGCACAAGCAGCTGGTGGTTGATGAGCGGCTACCTGCTCCTGCTGCTGTTGGTGCAGAGCTACACCTGGCTGATCTGCCGCACCCGCCGCTTGGCCAATGGCACCGGCGTGGGGCTGGCGGGTTGGCTCTGGGGCGTCGCCCTGAGTGTGTTGGTGCTTCGGGTGTCGCAGCCGGCGGTCTTCCTGTTGATTCCCTATCTGCTGTGGAGCCCGGTGGGCACGCTGGTGACCTGGCAGATGCAACGGCTCAACCGCTGATCGCAGCCGCTGCCGTCGCCGCGCATTTGCCGCATGGCGATCAGCGTTGCAGCCGGCTGTGATGCCTAAACCGGGAGCAGGTTCGCCTCGGCTCCAT
Coding sequences:
- the chrA gene encoding chromate efflux transporter encodes the protein MGAERGVSLLEASRFWWRLGWVSFGGPAGQIALLHHELVEQRRWLSERRYLHALNFCMLLPGPEATQLATYLGWLMHGWLGGVIAGVLFLLPSALLLSLLAWLYALWGAMPWMEALFAALKPAVLAIVIVAAWRLGRRTLRTPLHGALALVALLLLSSDAVPYPALVLGAALVGWLAMRLRPGWLLPRAQRAIAAATGPGDGELPEAIHGDHTPTPAHAQFSRSALLRALLAWGTAFMLPLAALVLASGWDGVLSQMGRFFTQVALVSFGGAYAVLPYVAQGAVEHHHWLSAGQMLDGLALGETTPGPLIMVLAFVGFMGGWNTGAGGWAAAAVTVWFTFLPSFGFILVGAPLVEASRGDQRFTAPLTAITAALVGVIASLTIFFAVPVLWPSAGFDAPAALVVAASLLLLLRCRWGVIRLIGAAALLGLLRYSLSLLPW
- the psbA gene encoding photosystem II q(b) protein; this encodes MTTTLRAAWVNPWPSFCSWITNTGNRIYIGWFGVLMIPTLLTATVVFAMAFVAAPAVDVDGIREPVSGALLSGNNLITAAVVPSSNAIGLHFYPLWEASSLEEWLYNGGPYQLIVFHFLIGISAWMGRQWELSYRLGMRPWIAVAYSAPWAAAMAVFLVYPMGQGSFSDGMPLGISGTFNFMLVLQAEHNVLMHPLHMLAVAGSFGGALLAALHGSLVTSSLVRETTEQESINRGYLFGQEQPTYNIVAAHGYLGRLIMPYATSDNSRSVHFLLAAWPVIGIWCSALAVSSFAFNLNGFNFNQSVLDHQGRMIATWADLLNRANLGIEAMHERNAHQFPLDLAAAPKPTAELA
- a CDS encoding TspO/MBR family protein, whose product is MTAAIVILLVIGTLVVVIMPSQDDFAWFLRLRRPGWLTFEALIPLIWLTIYACFYASALLVWYRTSSWWLMSGYLLLLLLVQSYTWLICRTRRLANGTGVGLAGWLWGVALSVLVLRVSQPAVFLLIPYLLWSPVGTLVTWQMQRLNR